A stretch of DNA from Gavia stellata isolate bGavSte3 chromosome 18, bGavSte3.hap2, whole genome shotgun sequence:
TAATGTTCCTGGCAGCAGTCTTGGACACACACTGGAATACTGCGATTAAAGAACCAGACCTATGCAATGCCCAGATCAAagcttccctcagcctctccagaATCCAGAAAAGGCTGAAGTATTGCCCCCACATTATTTACCTAGACCATACTTATCCGAGTAGTCCACCCATTTGCTAACCCAGAAGATGGGAATGCAGGCTGggtcttcagcttcttctgcaaagaggaaaggagTTTGTTAGAAGACGTTTCACAGCATCCTGTACACCCCAGCAAGCAAGCAATGCCAAAAGGAAGGTAAGTAGCTATTACATCACTTCTCAGCCTTCCAGTTTGAAATTGAGGTCAGCTGGTCTCTCACTTCAGACAACAACATCAGAGTGACAGAGAAGCAAGTCATCCAGGAAGGCCAGTGCCTGTGGGATTGTCCCCAGACTCACCTTGTCTCACTGCCACTTTCTCAGAGGGCTTGGCCGAGTTGACTGCCGTCAGCTGCTGTAACATGTCAGCTAAGTGACAGTCAACAGCATCTcccagctcccgcagcccaGCTACATCTTCCTTTTCAGGCAAGTTCTCTAGTGCAGGGCTGTCTGGTCCTGGGccaggaaagagaagagtgTGGAGGCATGACCAGGGAGTAGGTTTCTGAAGGCACCAGATTTACATTCTACCCTAGCTCTAGGAAAGTCATTACATACCATATAGCTAAAGCTAGTGCTGGCACTTCCTCCCTGCTTTGGTTCTGGGCAAAGAGTGAGGAgacctctctctcattcacaaaATGCTCCAGGTTTTCGTAAGAATCGGGAGAAGTGGTGAGGGAGCACCACATTCCCCACCAGTGGTTCTGGATGTTGCTGGAGGCCAGGCAGGCTCTCATCCAGCACTGCAGTCCAGCCTCACCTCCAGACACTTGCTCTTACCTTTGTTGAGTGCAGTCAGTGGCTTTCGCCCGTTCAGCTCAGGTCCACTGGGAGCAATTGAAAATCTAGGTGCAACGGTGAGGCAGCTGGTGGGCAAACGGCTGGGGATGTATCCCGACGTGAAAAACTCGTCATTCAGCAACTCGTCGATAGTTGGGCGCGTGGCAGGGTCGGACCTCAGCATCTTCTGGATGAGGTTAGCAGCTACGGGGTTGATGTGCTAAGAAGAGACGGGCAGAGTTTAGAGACAAGGGCCAGGGGACAACACACACTAGCGGCAAATGCATTGGATATACAACCCAGGGGAAGTTCTGCTTGGAGCAGAGCTCCTGTGCTGCGTCAGGCAAGCAGGATGCAAGCCTGGGGAAACAGAATTGGGCAGGCATGGAGAGTTGTCTCCCGACAGCATGCAAAGCCTAAAGTTGACTGACTTTAGCAAGACTGAATCAACAGCAGCAGGATGAGCTGGGGACCTGGCCCAGACCTCATGGACTTGAACGTGTCCATTTAACCCCACATGCCAAGTGCCCAGCTTGGATTTTTGCTGGATTACaagggagctgctggctccccAGGAGGAAGCTGGCCCTACAGGTTCACTCTACCACCGACTAAGACATCCCATTCCTAGCATTCCGCAATAAGAGCTGTTTCACCATTATGTGAGAGCCCATTAAGTGCCAGAAACAGGATGGTGCAGCAGAAGGCTGACTGAGAACTGCTGCAAGGTGAACGGGTCCACCCATGGGAAGCACCATACCTTGGGAATAGTATACTCATTCTTCTTGATTCGGATGTACGTTTCTTTTAGACAAGAAGTTTCAAAAGGCGGTTTCCCCACCAGCAGAGTGTACCTGCACGTTTACAGACAAAAGGGtgtcagttttgcaaaaaagaCTCTGAGACTTGTGTGCAGAGGTGACCCTGTCCTAAGCACCCCCTGGGACTTTCCTGGCAGAGGGAACACACTTGGCATTGGACAGGCAGTAATGCAGACAGCTACATGTACTGTCCCTGGTTTCTGTCCCCTGAAAAGGGAAGCTGGGATCTAGTATTCTCTAGAGAAAGTCCCAGTTAAGAAATGGGGGCTTTTGGGAAATGCCTCGAAACGGCCGTGCTGCATAGCAGATCAGCCCGCAGACACACACGCACCAGCGTGCGCAGAGCACGGGGGAGGTCGTGTGCTGGCTGGCAGTGGGGCTCAGCCAGGGCAGGCGCTCTGGAGACAGCGCACCCAAAGCTTCAGCTCACACCAAAACCCAGAGGGGCCAATGAGACCTGGACCATAGGGACTGCCTGGCCCCGCATCCAGCCCGTAGCATGGCTGCACAGAGGCATTTTGACTCACATGATGCAGCCGATGGACCAGATGTCCACCTCGAAGCTGTGCCCCTTCTTGCCCAGCACCTCTGGGGCAATGTAGTTGGGGGTCCCACACAGGGTCTTCTTGCGCTCGCCGTCATACTCCACCTTGGTGGCCAGGCCAAAGTCACCTAGGAGAGACGGGGTGTGACCGGAGATGCCCTGGATGGCtggtccccagggctggggtccctgccgtggggcagccacggggggctggcggggcaTCACGTCACAGGCACCTACCGATCTTCACCTCCATGTCGTCGCTgaggaagaggttgcccagCTTGAGGTCCCGGTGAATGACGCGGTGGCTGTGCAGGTACTGGCAGCCCAGGATGGTCTGGCGCAGGTAGTACCGCACCTCGGGCTCGCTCAGCGCCTTCCGCCGCTTGTGCAGCTCCAGCAGCGACTGCGGGAGACGGTCAGGACCGGGAGACACCgacacccccccgcccgccaCCCGGCGGGTCCcgccgccccccaccccccgccgcccccccccggcccctcaccCTGCGGCGGCAGAGCTCCAGCACGACGTAGACGAAGTCGGCGTCCTCGAAGAAGCCCTGGAAGCCGACGACGTGGCGGTGGGCCAGGCTGCGGTGGATGGCGATCTCCATGGAcatcttctccttctggtgCGGCTTCACCAGCAGCGACTTGGGCACCACCTTGCCCGCGAACACCTCGCGGCTCTCCGCCTCCGCCAGCTCGTAGCACCGCGCGAAGCCGCCCTTCCCCAGGAACCGCCCGCGCACGAAGCTGCGCCGGGTCCGCGGGTCCACCAGCACCTTCGGTACCTCCttcccgcccgccgccgccgcgccgcccgcccgggccggCTCCGCCAGGgccgccggccgcgccgccTTCCCGCCCGCCGCGCTCATGCTGGGGCCGGGCCGCTGCgggtgctgggggagcgggAGCTGCGCCGGGCCGAGGCCGGGGGAGGCTGAGGCGGAGGCCGAGGCCGAGGCAGGCGCTGCCCGATTCAAACGCGGCCCCGGAGCGTTACGCGCCCGCGGCCGCTCCCCATTGGCCGAGAGGATTTAAAATCCacgccgcccgccgcggggcaCCATGGGagcgccccgcccgccgcgcttAAAGAGACAGGCGCCGCAGCGGGAGGGCGGGGACGGAGGCGCCGCGCCACGCCCCCACGCGAGACGGGGCGGGGCGGAAGGGGGGCCGCACGGCGCGTGCTCCGGCGGCCGTTGGCGGGGCCACGCGCGGTCCGCGGCTCCCGCGGGACACGCGTGGGGTGCCCGGGCGCCGTTTCCCCGCGGGAAGGAGCGGCCCAGCGCCCCGCCGCagctcggcccggcccggcccggcccccgccgggctCGatgcggccccgccgccgctcgggCTGCGGCCGTTCACCCGCGCCCACGGGACTCCCCGGGCCGGGGCACGAAGTACTGCGTGAAGGGAAATTCGCCTGGGAGCTTGTGCCTGGCGTGGTTTTCTCTGGGACGGAAGCTGCGATTAGGCAGTTCGTTCCCCTGCAGCTTTCTGTGACACTCCCACGTGCAGGCACGGCCCCTTCACAGAACACATGTCCACGCTGACCCAAAAATCTGGTCCCTTTGCCGATTTTTACTCTGTAGAATCCCACCCGCTCCCGGTGCCCCTCGGTCACCGAGGGTGACGTTGTGGCTGCTGAGCGGGTCCGTGCCTGACCTCGTTAACGATCTTTGCGCTCTCCTATTCCCACCCACCCCACGGACACACTGCCCAGTGAACCAACCTCGGCAGCGGCCCACCGCCGCCCTGGGGCCCCCAGAGCTGCTCCCGCGCTCTGACGCCACTTGCCAAGAGGAGTAACCGCGCCGGATGTTCTCACCCCTTCCCCTGACCTCGCTGGCGCAGAACAGAGCGCCACTGAAAAATAACCAAGAACCGCACAAAACGCAGCCCCAGCGCCTCGGCCCGCGAGCCTGCCTTCTCCCACCAGGCACGCACGGTCCCACCCTGCCGAAACCGGGATGAGGACGGCGACTCAACCTTGCAcgccttcccttccccatcagtgaaagctgcttctttcagCCCTGGCTAACAAGGAATAGGTGGTCCTGGCCAGCATACTCCATGCTTTTGCAATGTGCTGGACCCGCGGCTACTCCAGATGACAGCCAGCTGGCCTTTAACTACCGACACAAGCCACTGGTCGCTCCAGGGTGGCCTGGAGAGGCCAGCGCACGGGACCAAGCTGCGAGCCCTGCAGATCACTGCAGCCAACAGTTAAGCTGTTACTCCCCCAGCGGAGCCAGATCACCTCGGGAAATTCTGCTCCACGCAAAGTGGACACAGCCTCCACTTCGTTACCTTCCTGCACAGCCCCTCACGGGCAGTGGCTCTTGGCCGTTCCTTACGCTGAGCAGCTGCAGTTCTGAAGAGCCATCAGCACCCAGCCCAGAGCCTCTCGCAGCAGAGGCAAAGTGAAAGAGAAGGTGTGTGTTCCCGAGGTTTCTGAACGccctgaaataaaagcagcacGACCCGCCCGTCTGGGTCAGAGCAAACGGGAGTAAAGCACCTAGGATCAATGAAGCAATACAGCGACTCAGTGTTTGAAGTGATCACTGTTTGTACAAGATTCCTGAAAGAAGGAACTTCCCTCCCTGAGGGGCATGCTTCCCCAtgcacctgcagctcctccttGGCTACGCAGCAAAGCCCTCCCTTGGAAGTCACGTTTGATTGCACTGCGCTAGACTGATCGTTGCCATCAGAAACTCATAATTTCCCAGGGCTGTAGTAGCACACTGCAACCCACTGACACTCCATCTTTCCAGAGCTGGCAGAGGCGTAGAGGTGAGCCCAGGTCAGAGGGATGCTTCGGAGGACGGGAGGATAAAGTGGCCAAATCTAAGGAATGTTAACAGTGCTGAGTGTTTGAGATCTTCAGTGGCGACTTGGTTTTAGACCCTGGCAGAGGCCACCTTAACAGAGACAATAAAAGAGGTTTTAATTAAGGCAGAAGGGTCATCTCAGCCTGCTAAAAGGAAGAGTAGGCCAAGAAACATGTAACTGTGCAGTGACGTATCCCTCCGTGCACTACAGCTGTGCTGCTCAAGTGACCGTGGAAAGGCATCACTCAGACGCTTCCAGCTGCCATCCCACTCTCACTCTCAAACTCACATCCTGTAATTTGGCAGCCGCCTCTTCCCACCTCTCTCCCATGCCAGCAGCCTAGCTTCATGCTGCCCAACTGCGGCCATTAATCAAGCGATCCCGGTGAAATGTACTATGTGGTGTTGAAACTTTGAAGTGACACCATGGCAacacagcacacacagcccccTCCTGACCAAATACAGGGCAGCTTCCCACGCTTAAGAGACAGCTGACGGCAAGCTAAAAGGGCAAAGTAGTACTTGCAAGTAGCAGCATAAACCCCTAAACCTCTGACTTGCAGGAAATCTTGCAAGAATCCCCAAACCCGTCAGGCCTTGTGATGGGGGAGGCCTCCTACAGCCCCTCACTGCAAATGGCTTCTGAAAGGGCTAGTCAGATCCTGAACAGCAGAAACTAAACATTTTTGGAAACTGAAGTCCCTTAGGAAGCTGCCTGTAGTACAGACACAAGGAACACTTAATACTTTTTCACGTAGGTGGAAAAAGTGGCGAGCCTGGGCCTTTCACACGGACACCCCCCTGAACCCACAGGGGATTGCAGGAAGAACACAGCTTCCTTCTGCGCTTGTCTCCACTCCCACTTCAGGAGGACTTGAGGAACGCAGCTGCCACTGAACAGGCATTTCTAGCCAGTATGGGACTAGGCGGTACAACAGTCCCGCTGAGTCTGGGCTTCCAGTAAAACACTTCACCTCTGTCGAAACCTGACAGACATGACCTAACCGATCCACTGCATCGAAGAGCTCAGTGGTACCAGCCAGGTTGTTGCAGCTTCACCACAGAATCTCATCTTCTCGTCCCAGCTGCGCTCCCTGCCATGAGAAGCTGGCTCCAGCTCCTGTTTTTTTGTACAGATGCAAAAGGAGTCACGCCATCTGGGATGGCTAGACCCAAAAAGTGGCCATTTCCAAGTGCCTGAAGCAACACTACCGGAGCTACTGCTGTACCAAATAGGTGTGCCTAATGTTTCAGTGCTGAAGAGAGGATTTTACAGTCACCCTGGTGGCTTTAGGATTCTAGCTTCAGCACAAAGAACAGAAGCAAAGACAGTCTGTGTCAGAGCCATTATAAAACAACAATGCTGGAATCATTTGTGGGTGAAAGTCATCAGCTCAGAGGCAAAAAGAAGAAGCTGTTTCACACTGTACTTCACTTTTTTAATGCACCGACACTGTAATAGTCACAGCACAAGAGACTGCGGCTCATgtgcccaggcacagcagaaACCTCACTCTAGTCTCAAGTTTGATTTGAAGAGTCACAACCTTGAGTCGCTTGAAAAACTGCAGAGGCTTTAATTTAtgtacaataaaaatacaaacaaaccaGTCAGTGGTTTTACATTTGATTAACAGTAGTTACTACACACTTTAGTATTTGTACAGCTGTTTGCTATTTAAGGTGTATGGGCACTTTGCATTATACAGAACAGCTGAAGGCTCCAGGGCTGCTGAGCTCACAGCCATACACCTACTACATAACTCATATGTGTCCTGGCCCTAGCTGCTACACTACAACATGCAGGAGCCCCAGTTTTAAAAGCTAGAGAAGAACGATGCTAAGCTTTACTATAACACAACCAGAGCAGGCAGATTCATTTTTAGCCAGTTGTCTGGTACTGAGTCAGGTGCACACAAGTGCCAGCTGTCCCCAACTTTCACAGACCTGCTCCCAGCAAGAATTATTCCTGCTCTACTGCATATCCAAAATGAAATGTTCACTCTTTTCAAGAAGTCTGAATCTCCTTCTTCAGTTTTGTAATGCAGAGAAGCACCAAAGAGCTTTCTGCAAAGATACAGAATAATAAATGGGGACAATTGCAGCATTCTCTCACCCACCTCCGGTTTCTGCGTTTGATTACCCACTTTCTGCCGCACTGAATTCTGTGAGTGACATGGCAATCCTCCTTCCAAAGCCCTTTGGCTCTTTAAGGTCTGCGATGTTCAGGAAGCAGAACATTCATTGGCCATGAGAGTGCTAACCCTGCGTGACGGGTGAGAGCACAGGACTGACGTCTACCTTAAGAGCTAAAAGCTAAGAAGTGTCCTGTCAGGCAAGGTCTAGAAAGACAGGTTTCAATGTCACCCAAAAGTCCTAAAGCCTAAAGATGATGAACAATACCCTGTCCCTATAGGAGAGAATCTCAGTccacagggagaaaaggaagaggccACCCACCTCAACACGCAGTGCTATAGAGTggcaaatattttgctgaaggAAAGCACTGGATCTAATGAACCCTGGTAAGTAACTGCCCATGACAGGCACATAGGCCACACAGCACTTCCATTCTAGGATAGAGAACGCTTCTAGCAAATGTAAACCCACTTGCTTTGGGTTAGGAACAGAATTGACATGAAAGACAAGCTTAGGCTGCAGAGTGTGCGTGGTCAACTCTGCCTCgttccccagctgcaggaagGAGATGCTGCCCTAAAGGGAATTGTATCAGCTTTCCTAACTCCAGAACATTTAATGGCACAATTCAGACAACATGGAATGAATTACATTCAAATGAGATACAAAGTTTAAACAACATGACACAGCAGCTTTCACGAGGGACTGCTTGGCCAGACCATTAGTGTTGAGGAACACTCACAGAAGTGCTCAGGAACAGCGGAGGGCTGTGCCCCGGTCTCACTGAACAATATCCCTCTTCCCGCCCCCAGAATACTCCCGCATGCCTTTACTGCTCTGAAACACGGTAAATAGGCTACTAGACCTGAGTGAGCGGCAAGAACTTCTGGTAATAGCTCTTTGTGACGTCAATCATAAGCTCCTGGGTACATTCTGGGAGTTCACCAGAGAAGAGTCCTGGAAGAACAACAAGAGTACAACCATCAGCGttcttgcagaagaaaacagaaatgagcTTCCATGCAACGTTCAAAGCAGTGACTTGGATTGAATTGTAAGTAAATACTAGTAGAGCAGCAAAGGGCTCTTCTCTCACGTCAAGCGATACAGTAGGATCGTTCCCATTGTACCCCCTGGGATGGGCATCAGACAGACTGCTGCAGCTGGGTTCTGTAACAGCTTCCGCTGTTCCCCGGAAAACACTATCAGAAGATAAACGATGGACTGTGCAATTTGTACAATGAGATCTCCGGCACAGCCAGGTCGATGGGCAGGAACTAAACATTCATATATCACAGTTTAATGTACCTACCTCGCTATTAACATATGAATAATGAGCAGGTGGACTTCCTACCGTTTGAACCACTGAAATACCTGCAAACCCAGAAACCACGGAAGGAGGAGCGCTCCCTTTGCCAGAGCCTAATGCCTGCTGGGTTCCAGAAGCCTGCAAAGCTGTGTTGCTTACTGTACAGGATGGCCACAGCTGGCATCTTAGTAATACTGTTCTGAGTAAACATATCCTACCTAACGTACACTAAAGCACTGAGTTTCACAAGTTAAAATTGTCACTTTTCAGTTCATCAAGTGCCCAATACCTTTATTTCTAGGCACTGAATGCTAATAGGCAACTTTGTCATACCAATCTCATTTTAAAGTAAGAATACGCACATTATCCACACTTCTGTGCAAGTAAAGTTAGAGGGAGCATACCTGGGCAGCCCGAGAAGACTGTGAAGGGTGGGACTACTGTCTCAGGAGGTAGTACTGTGTTGTCTAAGATTTTGCAGCAGTCTTTCAAAACGCATCTACGACCCTAAAAGAGAGATTAGGTAAAGTTTATACTTAAAATACTATATGCTTTTGCTAATTCCTGAGAAGTTACCTAATTTTCAACAAATTTAACTGCTCAAAACACATTCTATATAAGGGGTCACAGGAATAAATCTTTACCCTGACTCTTTGTAACAgaattcactttctttttttgaggaaaaaaaagt
This window harbors:
- the PLK1 gene encoding serine/threonine-protein kinase PLK1, giving the protein MSAAGGKAARPAALAEPARAGGAAAAGGKEVPKVLVDPRTRRSFVRGRFLGKGGFARCYELAEAESREVFAGKVVPKSLLVKPHQKEKMSMEIAIHRSLAHRHVVGFQGFFEDADFVYVVLELCRRRSLLELHKRRKALSEPEVRYYLRQTILGCQYLHSHRVIHRDLKLGNLFLSDDMEVKIGDFGLATKVEYDGERKKTLCGTPNYIAPEVLGKKGHSFEVDIWSIGCIMYTLLVGKPPFETSCLKETYIRIKKNEYTIPKHINPVAANLIQKMLRSDPATRPTIDELLNDEFFTSGYIPSRLPTSCLTVAPRFSIAPSGPELNGRKPLTALNKGPDSPALENLPEKEDVAGLRELGDAVDCHLADMLQQLTAVNSAKPSEKVAVRQEEAEDPACIPIFWVSKWVDYSDKYGLGYQLCDNSVGVLFNDSTRLIMYNDGDSLQYIEQNSTESYFTVRSYPSALNKKITLLKYFRNYMSEHLLKAGANITPREGDELARLPYLCTWFRTRSAIILHLSNGTVQINFFQDHTKVILCPLMAAVTYIDEKRDFRTYKLSLIEEHGCCKELASRLRYARTMVEKLLSSKSGSARVKPSA